The following are from one region of the Thermococcus cleftensis genome:
- a CDS encoding phosphoribosyltransferase family protein translates to MSQLKSVQEKLRLVRVLRLLKKTYTYEELSKITGLPITVLNRYVRGKVLPSAERTKELLELLLPYINIEEEVRKRIKFDEYGFFDNMPVLSDTALMSLIAEDVASRYMDKNVDKVLTAATDGIALGVHVARELNVDVVYAKKKKEVGVEKFYEVSYVPSASGSVTTLYLPQWALKKGENVLIVDDVIRSGETQRALLEMCRQAGAKPVGMFFLISVGDIVEKLREEYSIPVESLIKLE, encoded by the coding sequence ATGAGTCAGCTGAAGTCCGTGCAGGAGAAGCTGAGACTTGTCAGGGTGCTCAGGCTGCTCAAGAAGACCTACACCTACGAGGAGCTCTCCAAGATAACCGGCCTCCCCATCACCGTGCTGAACAGGTACGTGAGGGGAAAGGTCCTTCCAAGTGCCGAGAGGACGAAAGAGCTCCTCGAGCTACTCCTCCCGTACATCAACATAGAGGAGGAGGTCAGGAAGAGGATAAAGTTCGACGAGTACGGGTTCTTCGACAACATGCCCGTCCTCAGCGACACTGCTTTGATGAGCCTCATAGCGGAAGACGTGGCTAGCAGGTACATGGACAAGAACGTGGACAAGGTTCTAACGGCCGCCACGGACGGAATAGCCCTCGGAGTCCACGTGGCGAGGGAGCTGAACGTTGATGTCGTTTACGCCAAGAAGAAGAAGGAGGTAGGAGTCGAGAAGTTCTACGAGGTCAGCTACGTGCCGAGCGCCTCGGGAAGCGTCACGACGCTGTACCTCCCCCAGTGGGCGCTCAAGAAGGGCGAGAACGTCCTCATCGTGGACGATGTCATCAGGAGCGGAGAGACCCAGCGGGCCCTCCTAGAGATGTGCAGGCAGGCTGGAGCGAAGCCAGTCGGAATGTTCTTCCTCATCAGCGTCGGGGACATCGTGGAGAAGCTGAGGGAAGAGTACAGCATTCCAGTGGAGAGCCTGATAAAGCTGGAGTGA
- a CDS encoding signal recognition particle protein Srp54 produces the protein MALEKLGKALNSALKKLARSRTVDEATIKEVVRDIQRALIQADVNVRLVLQLTKTIEKRALEEEPPAGVSKKEHIIQIVYEELTKFLGKEAKPLEIKEKPTVLLTVGIQGSGKTTSVAKLARHLQKRGYKVGVVCSDTWRPGAYYQLKQLLEPYGIEVAGDPEEKDAVKLAREGVKYFREKGVDVIIVDSAGRHKEEKGLIEEMRQISEAIKPHEVILVIDGTIGQQAYNQALAFKEATPIGSIIVTKLDGSAKGGGALSAVAATGAPIKFIGVGERIDDLEAFDPKRFVSRLLGMGDIEGLLEKLEELQKQQEFKEEDLEKFLKGKFNLKDMYAQLEAMQKMGPLKQILQMIPGLGYSLPDDAVKVGEEKLKRYRVIMDSMTEEELEHPEIINYSRIKRIARGSGTSTAEVRELLNQYNQMKKMFKSMDKRKLAKMAKKFNFGGFGI, from the coding sequence ATGGCCCTAGAAAAGCTTGGAAAAGCCCTCAACAGCGCACTTAAAAAGCTCGCCCGCTCGCGCACCGTGGACGAGGCGACGATAAAGGAGGTAGTGCGAGACATACAGAGGGCTCTCATTCAGGCGGACGTCAATGTGCGGCTTGTTCTCCAGCTAACGAAAACGATAGAGAAGAGGGCCCTTGAGGAGGAGCCACCGGCTGGAGTCTCAAAGAAGGAGCACATAATCCAGATAGTCTACGAAGAGCTCACAAAGTTCCTCGGAAAGGAGGCAAAGCCCCTCGAGATAAAGGAGAAGCCAACGGTACTGCTCACCGTCGGCATACAGGGCTCCGGAAAGACCACGAGTGTGGCCAAGCTGGCGCGGCACCTTCAGAAGAGGGGATACAAGGTCGGCGTAGTCTGCTCCGACACCTGGAGGCCCGGAGCGTACTACCAGCTCAAACAGCTCCTTGAACCGTACGGCATAGAGGTCGCCGGTGATCCAGAGGAGAAGGACGCCGTTAAGCTCGCGAGGGAAGGGGTGAAGTACTTCAGGGAAAAGGGCGTCGATGTAATAATCGTGGACTCCGCGGGAAGGCACAAGGAGGAGAAGGGGCTAATCGAGGAGATGAGGCAGATAAGCGAGGCCATAAAGCCCCACGAGGTCATACTCGTCATAGACGGAACCATCGGCCAGCAGGCCTACAACCAGGCTTTGGCGTTCAAGGAGGCCACGCCGATAGGCTCCATAATAGTCACCAAGCTCGACGGAAGCGCGAAAGGCGGTGGAGCCCTCTCGGCCGTCGCCGCAACTGGCGCTCCGATAAAGTTCATCGGTGTTGGCGAGAGGATAGACGACCTCGAAGCCTTCGACCCCAAGCGCTTCGTCTCACGGCTACTCGGAATGGGCGATATAGAGGGACTTCTGGAGAAACTTGAGGAGCTGCAGAAGCAGCAGGAGTTCAAGGAAGAGGACCTGGAGAAGTTCCTCAAGGGTAAGTTCAACCTCAAAGATATGTACGCCCAGCTTGAGGCAATGCAGAAGATGGGGCCTCTCAAGCAGATACTCCAAATGATCCCGGGCCTCGGCTACTCCCTCCCGGACGACGCGGTCAAGGTCGGTGAGGAGAAGCTCAAGAGGTACAGGGTGATAATGGACTCGATGACGGAGGAAGAGCTCGAACACCCCGAGATAATCAACTACTCAAGGATAAAGCGCATCGCCAGGGGCTCTGGAACCAGCACAGCTGAAGTCAGGGAACTGCTCAATCAGTACAATCAAATGAAGAAGATGTTCAAGAGTATGGACAAGAGAAAGCTGGCTAAGATGGCCAAGAAGTTCAACTTTGGAGGGTTTGGGATATGA
- a CDS encoding Lrp/AsnC family transcriptional regulator: MDELDLRILSLLQENARLSYREIARELKIAVGTVYNRIKKMEEEGVIKGFAPILDYEKIGFGLTAVIGVKAQGRRILDIERELAAHDRVMLVYDITGEFDIVVVAKFRDRADMNRFVKWLLSLEGVEKTNTSVAMQVVKEDTRLKLTED, translated from the coding sequence ATGGACGAGTTGGACCTTAGGATACTGTCGCTCCTCCAGGAAAACGCCCGGCTCTCGTACCGCGAGATAGCAAGGGAACTCAAGATCGCGGTGGGCACGGTCTACAACCGCATAAAGAAGATGGAAGAGGAGGGTGTAATCAAAGGCTTTGCACCGATTCTCGACTACGAGAAGATAGGCTTTGGACTCACGGCGGTCATCGGCGTCAAAGCCCAGGGAAGGAGGATACTTGACATAGAGCGCGAACTGGCTGCCCACGATAGGGTGATGCTTGTCTACGACATAACCGGCGAGTTTGACATCGTCGTGGTCGCCAAGTTCAGGGACAGGGCCGATATGAACCGCTTCGTGAAGTGGCTTCTTTCCCTGGAGGGCGTGGAAAAAACGAACACCAGCGTGGCGATGCAGGTTGTGAAGGAAGATACCCGGCTCAAGCTAACGGAGGACTAA
- a CDS encoding YkgJ family cysteine cluster protein, with protein MKKRWVATIDLETFEVEHDPAFKFKCLENCGRCCYELEIPVRDEDIERIEELGYSAWEFVDYDKMFYRGDKFLSYALKKRPFDEACVFLDPETKRCRIYSHRPLACRLYPFVFVKHGKKMKIYVKLDSFCPGLNHPEGEPVTKEFILREYGDVVEEYRRKVVNDLE; from the coding sequence TTGAAGAAACGGTGGGTCGCGACCATCGACCTCGAGACCTTCGAGGTCGAGCACGACCCGGCCTTTAAATTTAAGTGCCTCGAAAACTGCGGAAGGTGCTGCTACGAGCTGGAGATCCCTGTGAGGGACGAAGACATTGAAAGGATAGAGGAGCTCGGCTACAGCGCCTGGGAATTCGTGGACTACGATAAAATGTTCTATCGCGGCGACAAGTTCCTCAGCTACGCCCTTAAAAAGCGTCCCTTCGATGAAGCCTGCGTCTTTCTCGACCCCGAGACCAAGAGGTGCAGAATTTACTCCCATCGGCCCCTCGCGTGCAGGCTTTACCCCTTCGTCTTCGTCAAGCACGGAAAGAAGATGAAAATCTACGTGAAGCTCGACTCGTTCTGTCCCGGCCTCAACCACCCGGAGGGCGAGCCGGTAACCAAGGAGTTCATTCTGCGTGAATACGGCGACGTTGTGGAAGAGTACCGCAGGAAAGTTGTAAATGACCTCGAGTGA
- a CDS encoding Lrp/AsnC ligand binding domain-containing protein: MIEAFVLVVVKPGTEEKVYEALKNNERIKEIYRVYGEYDLILRVEVGSIEELDKFHDEVLRRIKNIEMTETLIASSYRG, translated from the coding sequence ATGATTGAGGCCTTTGTCCTCGTTGTCGTCAAGCCCGGAACCGAAGAGAAGGTCTACGAGGCCCTCAAGAACAACGAAAGGATAAAGGAGATATACAGGGTTTACGGGGAATACGACCTAATCCTCCGCGTCGAAGTCGGAAGCATAGAAGAACTGGACAAGTTTCACGATGAGGTTCTCAGAAGGATAAAGAACATCGAAATGACCGAGACATTGATAGCCAGCTCCTACAGGGGGTGA
- the mtnP gene encoding S-methyl-5'-thioadenosine phosphorylase encodes MPRIAIIGGSGVYDPKLLENVREEFVSTPYGRVRVKLGEYDGEEIAFLARHGEGHSVPPHKINYRANIWALYELGVERILSTSAVGSLNELMKPGDFVILDQLMDFTKTRHYTFYDGEDSPHDRKFVAHVDFTDPYCPELRKALITAAKELGFTYHPTGTYACMEGPRFETKAEIRALKILGADVVGMTQCPEAVLARELEMCYASVAIVTNFAAGISREKLTHTEVVELMARKSEEIKYLLMKSIKYIPKERHCACKDALKGATGD; translated from the coding sequence ATGCCAAGGATAGCAATTATTGGAGGCTCCGGAGTCTACGACCCCAAGCTGCTTGAGAACGTCAGGGAGGAGTTCGTGAGCACGCCCTACGGAAGGGTCCGGGTGAAGCTAGGTGAGTACGATGGTGAGGAAATAGCATTCCTGGCAAGGCACGGCGAGGGGCATAGTGTTCCTCCACACAAGATAAACTACCGCGCGAACATCTGGGCGCTCTATGAGCTCGGCGTCGAGAGGATCCTCTCGACCTCGGCAGTTGGCTCGCTCAACGAGCTGATGAAGCCCGGCGATTTCGTAATCCTAGATCAGCTCATGGACTTCACTAAAACTAGACACTACACCTTCTACGACGGTGAAGATAGCCCCCACGACAGGAAGTTCGTCGCCCACGTGGACTTCACCGATCCCTACTGTCCCGAGCTGAGGAAGGCCCTCATCACCGCTGCCAAGGAGCTCGGCTTTACGTATCACCCCACTGGAACCTACGCCTGCATGGAGGGTCCAAGGTTCGAGACGAAGGCCGAAATCAGGGCGCTCAAGATACTCGGTGCCGACGTCGTTGGCATGACCCAGTGTCCCGAAGCAGTTCTCGCCCGCGAGCTCGAGATGTGCTACGCCAGTGTGGCAATAGTTACGAACTTCGCAGCGGGTATAAGCAGGGAGAAGCTCACCCACACCGAGGTCGTCGAGCTGATGGCCAGGAAGAGCGAGGAGATTAAGTACCTCCTCATGAAGTCCATCAAGTACATTCCGAAGGAGAGGCACTGCGCCTGCAAGGACGCCCTGAAGGGCGCTACCGGAGACTGA